cTGAGGTGGGGCAAAAgccaacctcccctcccctcccctctcctcggACTTGTCCTCGGACACCAGCGGGGCTCACACAGTAGGCGGGTTGCCGCATGACCAGCCCACCCCACGATGCTGCTCTCTAGAGGAAAAGCCGCTCCAAGCCCTGGCTGGGATGGGTCGGGGGCCGCCGAGGCCTGGACGCCCCGGGACATGTCCAGCAGGCTCAGGAGACTCACACAGATAGAATGGCAGCTCAGGGTTCCCCAAGTGGCTCCTCACGAAGTCCCGCAGGTCCCCCACTGGAGGAGGGAGGACGGGATGAGCCGAGACGCCCCAGGGACGGGCATGGACCCATTGTGGGCTGGGAAAAGCCACGTCCCACTTCCGCGCAGCACCCCCCTATGCCCCGTAGGCCTGGGCACCCCGGGGCCTGCTCCACCCCAGGGGTGAAAGCCAAGCGTGTTCCTTCCCCAGCACTCCGAGACCCTCGGCCTGGCGAGGCCCCCACCCTGCTGCAGAGTGTCCCTCCCTTTACCTCTTACCCTGCCCACCACCCATCCTGAGCCCAGCCCCACGGAGACCCTGGGCACAAAGGTGTGGTTACACAGCATCCCAGGGACCTTCCCTGACCTGGGCAAAGGTCACTAAGGACCTCATTCAGAACCGGCAGCATTACTGCCTTCCCTCCAGGTGAGCCGCAGCCCCAAGCCAGAGACCCCAGATCAGGGGGGCCCACACTTCCCCCGGGTACCCCTCCATCACACCTGTGCCCTGAACAGGTAGGCACGTGGGGGCACCACCAGGCTGGCTTGGTAAGCATCCGCTCTGGGCTGGCCCCCCGCCCTATGCCCACACCCCCACATGCTCTGCAAGCTCACAGCCTGCCCCGCACACACAACCAACCACCCAGAAACGCCTGTCTCCCCCGGGGGTCAGGCGGCTGCACTCCCACGGCCTGGAAGGAAGACAGGCGGGGCTCAAGGGCCCCCACCCTCCCAGACACCCTGCTGGGGCCACTGACCTGTCTCGTTCGGGCGGAAGAAGCCCTGCAGGATGTAGCGGTCGGGAAACAGGACCCTCAGGACCACCTGGGCCAGAACAAGGCAACAGGTCGGCAGGACAACCCCATCGGCTGCAGCCCCGGGCCCAGCATGGCCAGTCCCTGACCCGCCCCAGAAGGCACCAGGCCCATGGCGGGTGGAAACGCCAGCCAGCATCCGACCCCCAACACACACTACCAACCAGGGCTGCCCACGGGGACCCGCCAAGGCCCACCACGTGCACTTGTGAGAACACATCAGTGGCTGTTTTCATCACAAACGGGGCCCACTGGTTACGAACCACGGCGTGCAAGCCTGTGGCGCCGCGCAGGCGACCACAGCCAGCGGCGTGGTCGGACCCCCCAGCCCTTCCGCGAACCTTGGGGTACCGCTCCAGCTTCTCCCTCATCTGGGCCTCCCTGAAGGCCTTGGTCACTAAGGGCGCTTCCTCCAGGCGCTTCCTGCAGGGGGTGGAAGTCTGTGTGAAGATCGAGGGGTCCCTGGCCAGCCAGAGTGGAGCTCCCACACGCCCACCCAGGCTTTGTGGGGCCTGGAGGCGCCGCCATAGCCAGGGCGCACTCACCGCTCGCTCTTGAGCTGGGCCAGGCGCCGCCTCACGTCGTCCACGGTCACCTCGAAGAACTCGTCCGGCAGCTCTGCAGGCCAGGCCTGGAGTAGCTCTCCCAGGTCTGGGTGGCACACCACGGGGTCCCGGTCCACCGgctgggtgggcagagggagaagctggtgcAGGCCCCCCAGCGGCTGGGCTCCTGACTCCGtggcccagggtcacccagcctCACAGTTGGCCGAGCCCACACCCTCACTGGCCCCACCTGTCGGCCCACAGCCAGGGCCAGGCATCCGGGACGGGAGACCCCCCTCCCATGCCTCCTGCTCAGCAGCACCGCCACGGGGACCCTTGCTCACCAGTGGGGCATGTGGCCTCAGAGTCCCGGCTCGGCTGGGCCCGGCAGGCACCCACACTGCGAGGGGCTCGGGGTTGGGGTCACAGGCTCCCCTAGTAGCTACTCTgctcacttcctgtctctctgggAGCCCCACCACCAAGAAGCCTAGGGAGCTGCCACTTATCAGGGTCCCCCAAACAGCAAACTCAGGGAGTGGCGCCTGGCTGAGGCCATGTCGGGGGCTCCACAGGAGGGCAGGGGAAGTGACAGCCCCCAAATTAGAGGTTTGGCAAAAACCTgccagccactggccacatggccAGGCtgaccccacctcccctccccaggggagTAGGCCAGCCCGCCCTCTGACCACCCTGGGGACATGGAGAGGGACGGCCCTGCTCCGAACTGGCAGCGGCCACAACAGGGTTCGCTCGGCTGGAGGCGCCTCCGGGTGGGTAATTGCCAGTGTGACCCCTCCCAGCACCAAGGCAGCCTTGGAGCCAGGCCTGGCACGCACTCCAGCCCAGGAGGCTGCCCTCTGCCCGCTGCCGCTGCCCATGCCTCCACAGGGGAGCCTCGTCCCTTCTCCACACCGAGGCACTGGGCTTGGCGGGCTCTGGGAGCACACCTCCTGTGGGCCTGCTTCCACACAGCCCAGCCTGCCCCGGGGACAGCCACACTCAGACCAATCCAGGGAGGGGCTGCCCGGCCCCTGGGACCAACGCACCTGCCGGGCTTCTCCGGGGCTAACTCTGCAGCTGCCCCTGAGGACAGCCCACCCTGGCAGGTCTCAGGTGCAGCAAGAGCCCAGCCGGACCTTGCCTCGTGAATGGGGTCCCCCGTGTGAGGCGGGTGGGCGGTCACCAGGAAGCCCATCTGGTCTCAAAGCAccgggcagggcctggggagcaGGCCCGTAGGTGGCTGGCCGAGGCCCCTGGGGGCTGCCCCCTCGAAGCCACAGGATCTTGCACTACTGTGGGCAGTCTACACCAGAGCTTTTTATAACAAGATGCCAGGCGCCAGGCTGCCCCCCACAGCCATGGCGCCTGCATTCCAGAGGGGCCAAGAGCTGGCCTGGGCGCCTGGGGCAGGGTGTTGGGGGGAGCAAGGGCAGAACCCGGATGCGCCTGAGCCAGGAACCGCCGGGACATGAGCGCCAGGCCCCAGGCGCTCAAGCACGAAGCCGGCAGGCTAATGAGCAGCTCGAAGGCCACCCTGTCACGGTCTCTCCCTTGGAGGACCCAGCCCTGGGCATGCGAGTCGGCCCGAGCATCCAGCAGTCCAGGGCACCAAATGGAGTCCGAGGAAAAGCCAGTCCCAGGGAGCCTTGCCCACTCgggcctctccctctgcctgggcaCTCCCGGAGCACAGCCTGGGGCAGCCAGAGGACTGTGGCTACCAGCAGTGCTGATAATCCCAAGGCCCACGCATGCTCCTCAGCCCGTTCCCAGAATGGGGGACACGGGGTCACCGGCCACGGGCTTTGTGCTGCTCAGGCACCGCTGACGttcagttagaaaataaattaacaaaatccCTCTCAGTGTTAGATTTACCCTCAGTTCCTTCTCTCCTCCGGAGTCTCACTCTGCTCTGGAGCCCTACCGTCAAGCAGAAGCTGAGAGCTGGGCCCCACCCAGGAATCGGGACGCTGGGAAGGAACCACCCAGCGGAGCTCGGGGCCAGGCCTCCTGCGTCTCAGGGAGGCCACCGCGTCCCGGCCCAGGAGAACAGACCAAAGTACCGTCCCGCTGCCAAACGTTGGAGGGAGAAGCTGGGGGGGCTCTGAGCACCTCCCCTCGGCCTTCCCCCTGAGAGCAGCTCCCCCGCAGACAGGTGGGCCGGCGGGGAACAGGAGAcacagtggggctggggaggccagagccaggcagactccaggctgagcCCTGGTCCTGTTTGTGCCTGACGCTCGGCCAGCAAGCCGCCCTCGTCTCTCGTCCCCTGGTCCTGGCAGTCACACCCACAGCTCCCGTCCGAGGTGGGTTTACAAGGGTTTGCTCCTGGATGGAGAGCGCTGCTAGACCAGCCGTGCTCCGGGAGAAAGCGCGCCCTCGGAGGCAGGTGGGACGGGGCCGTGTCTCCCTAGCCCCCAGCACACGCCGGCGGGCTCCCAGGCGCTGGCTGAGGGCCGCGGGCTCCAGGGCTGAGAACAATGGAGTCCAGAACCTTCTCGGCACCCGTTACGGCTGGCCTTCAGGGCCTAAACCTCCAGGTCAGCTCCAGAGCTGCGAGGGAGCCACACAGAGGACGGTGGCTCCAGGGAGCATGATGTCACTGGGCCAGGGTCACCCCTGCAAAGGTGCTGGTTGCCCATGTCATGGGCTCAAGGCCCTGCCCGTCTTCCTCACCCCTACCCCTCATCCAGGGAAcacctggggaggggcggggcagaacGACGGGGGCCCGGCTTGAGGGCTGAGGGTCTGTCCCGAGCATGCATGACAGATGGGACAGCCGGGGTGCAGGCGTGTCCCGGAGGAAGTGCCTCCACACCCCAGCCCACGGCTCTCATGTCCAGCAAACACAGGACCCGGCAGATTCTAGGTCCTGGCCTCTACCCAGGGCCCTGCAGACAAGAGTCAGGAAAAGGACAACAGAACTGTCTGCGCAGCCCGTAATGGGGGCCGGGCGCCCATGCTGCAGGTGACAGACAGCCCGACCCCCAGGCCACACGGAGGTGGGGACGCAGTGAGCGGCCATCGGCTGTGGCTGGCCCGCGGAAAGCGCCCTGCCTCACCAGGATGGGTCGTGTGAGGGAGGCTCCAGAGGAGGCTGAAGGGCCTCACCCACCCCCGACCCCACTCCAGGCTCAGTGCCGGAGGCCCAGCCCAGCACCAGGCGCAGATGGCCAGGCGGGCTGGGCGCCACCCTCTGGCAGCTGCCTCTCCAGTGGCGGAGCGGCCACCATGCACACGGGTCCCCTCCTGTCGGAAGTGGCCTTGCCGCTGCCGAGGGTTCATTTTCTTGACAGTAATTTTCCGGGACGTGatgacacacagagaaaaaatgTACCAACTATTTGGGGGTGACCTCAGCCCCAGATTTTCCAGCATTCCCGCGAGGGCTCTGGTTTTCCCCCCACTCCCGGCCCAGACAGCGGCCTCTGGCCAGGGGGAATGCGAAGCATCTCCCCTCGAGGCCTGGAGCCTAAATGGATCGTACACAGGGCCTCGGGCCAAGCCTCCCAGGGAACTCGCAGAGCCGGGGCCCCGCCCTCCGCAGGGCTGAGCCAGCGAGCCAGGCCAGCCCGGTCCCCGTGGGGCTGCCCGCGCGAACCACCCAGGACACCCGAGGCCGCGGGGCGGGTGTGCCTTTCCCGGGCCGCCACCCCGAGCACAGGAAACGGGGGAACGGGCCGAGGCCCCCACAGGCCCGTGGTGGTGTGACCGGATTCATCCCCGCAAACGAGGTGCAGGAACCCCCCAAGATACTGAGATATACAGACGTCAGGTGTGGTGcagggtcccctcccccactggccccCGAGGTCAGCAGGCCACAGAGGGGCAGACACCCATGTGGCGGGAACAGAACACACACACCAAAGGACCAGTCTCACGGAGCACGACCCTCGGGTCCAATCAGGATGGGGGTCTGCAAACGAcgcccccaggcccctccacaGTGGGCTACCTGGCCCTGCCTGAGCAGCCCTGGGGACCAGGGCACCCCACGTGCCCATTCTCCGGGCATCCCTCCCCCAAATTCAGCTGTGGTGGGGATGGCTGGAGGGCACTTCCCCACCACCAGCCTTCAAAACTGCTGCACGACTTGGCCCCTTCCGGCCGCCGACCCATCTGCCGACCAACCTCAGCAGCATTCCCGTTAAGGCTGCTGCTGGAGCCCAGGGGCTGCCACAAGCCCCGACTGGATCCGCCCGACATGGGTTCGATCCATGCGCTGGACACACACGCAGGGGACAGCGGGCGTGCTCCGGGTGGGGGATGTTAGGAGAGGCACCCCAGCACGAGAGGAAGGGTACCCGCTGGgacccccaggccctggctgggCTCCTCCCAGCCCCATGTGCGCTCTCTCTAGCTGCCCATAAAGCAGGGGGCAGGGCCAGCCAGCGGCTGAGGACAACCGCCTGGAGAGGCAGGTAGGAAGCAGCGAGGAAGCCCCAGGTCGGTCTCggagggctgggaggcaggcgAGGGAAGCCTCTGGCCAGCGCCTGGCCTGCCCAGGGCATCGGAGCCTTTGATCAGAGACCCCTGTaccggctgggggtgggggtagggggggcgCCTGCCGGGATCTCGGCCCAGCCGCGCTCAGGGCTGTGGGGCGGCCTCCTGGGCCGGCGGAAGGACTTCAAAGGCCAGGCCAGGGGCCGCCGGGcagccccagcctctcccagagCCCGGCTCTGATGGCCAGTAAAACTACCTTCTAATAATTAATGTTCTGACATCAAAGGCAAGAGCCGCCCGGGTCTGTAAACCATCCCAGTTCTTAGCTGAGGACCTGCCTATATTTTATCCTGTCTCTTCTGActctttatttaaatccaaaacCACACACAGGCAAAACATTAATGGAAAACTTGGAAACTCGTTTTGATTAGCAAAGTGTACCTTTGAAGTTCCACCAAAAGTTCTGTTTtgttcccttcttccctcccccccagggCTGAGAAGGGACACAAAGCAGACACCACGTGGCTGGCCAGCCCTCCGGGTGTGGGGCTGTTAGTGACAGGAGGCACGAGGCGGGCGGGCCAGCGGCGGGGACGCTGCACAATCAACCAGCTGCTAGGGCCCCCAGATCAAAGGCACACGCTGCTGGCGGCCAGGCGGACCCTCCCCGGGGGCCCAGGTTCAGTGCTGGGGGTTATACTTCGATCCTGTGCCCGGTCACCCCTACAGGAGAGCACAGGCCGGGCCccggcccctgcccccaggcgCCCACAGGGCCGGGGCGTGCCTGGCCCGAGCCAGCCGTCCACAGCTCCACTCACCAGTCCTCTGTGACCTCAGGGTGGGAGGAAGAGATAGCTCGCCCTGACCCCAGGGTCCAGCTCCCAAACCCAGACAGCCCCAGGAAGAGCAGGCCCAGAGGGATGGGCTCACCCCCCTTCAAACCCCCCACACAAACACAGGTCTGCTTTTGGCCACTGAGTCTGGGCCCAGTCACAAAGGCCAGGAGAGTGAGGACTCCGTATTGGTTCCTAACATGGCCGAAATGTTAGCACAAGGGCCGGggcaccaccacctcctcccctccagggTGGACGTCCACAATCCTCGGGGCTGGCTTAGCGCGTTTCCACTCTGCAAGGACACGCCCAGGTTGGCTCACCAAGGGAGCAGAGGCAAGTCCCAGCCGCCTGGCCCTCTGAGGGGACGCAAGCAGGATCCTGGGGCCGggccggcccccacccccacaggcacaggtgcccctgcccctccgCCCTCCCCAGGTGTGCAGCCTGGAAGCAAGAATGAGAAGGGCCCCAGGAGAGACAGGGACGCAGGTGGGTGCGCCAGGGCCCCACGCGCCCACAGGATGCCCTACTCATGAGCTACAGCCGCTAACCCTCTACTAAAGCGCCATCACCAACAGTGAAGTTAAAAGGGACGCGCATCACGAAGCTAGATGGGCCCCTGCAAGGCAAAGATGGCTCAGCAGGGGGTGGACCCGAAACCGCACCAGAGGAACGCGCCGGAGAAGGCAGGCCCGACCCACACCCCTGCCAGCAGCGCCCGAGCCGCCTGCGAGCCGGAagccaggcagagctggggcccaGGCAGAGCGCACAGGGCAAGGGCCCCCAGGCTCGCCCGGCGGGAGTGTCGGAAGCCTGCACACGGGCGGAGAGACCACCAGGCAGGTGGGCACTCCTGGCTGTGACAGTGATCCCTGGGGCACGAGTTGATGCAAACCCATCAGACTGAACATCTAAAACGGGGCCTCAACGAAATTACCTTCAGGCCAAACAGAACCAGACCCACGGCTTTCCAGAGGAGCCGAGCTGGCGCCCACCCGCAGCTCCTTACCGGCTCGGGTTCCGACCGGGGCTCCTGGCCAGGCCTCGACTTCTTCGGCTTGGAGGGGCCTCCCGGGCTGGAGAAGGACTTAGGCAGTTTGGCTGAAGGGGACGTCATAGACCTTCCGGACCCCGACGAGCCCCCCAGTCGCTGGCCCCCAccagagaaaggaacaaagggggtgggggagggctcctTCAAGATCTGCTTCGCTTGAGCGTCCGTGCGGCTGGCCCCGGAGGTCCCCACTTCATCCTGATGGCTCACGTCACCCTGACTGAGCCCCACTGAGTTCTGCGGGAGCAGAGGAGCGCCGGTGGGCTGGTCGGTGGACAAGGAGGACGTCGGGCTCCCTGGGGTCTTGGTCCCGGAGACCCCAGGCTCCTGCCTGCATCGCTTCGCGGAGAACCTGGGGGCGCAGACCCGGGAAGCACGTGAAACCCCGCGCAGCGTCCTTTCCTCCTGGTGCTCACGGCCCTGCGGGAGGCTCAACACCGTCCAGGGGCCGCCACACCGGCCAGACACCCGAGACGCCCTGCCCTGTGGCACCAAGCCCTCCCAGCCCCCCGGGACAGGACAAGCCATTGGGTAAGGGCCTCAGATCAAGGGGAGAGCACCAAGGTGGGgcacattttctctttcccttttccacaTTTTGTCCCAGACCCCGTTTCCTCAGCGAACAAGACTGGAGTGCCCCCTGACCTGATGATGGCGCTGCCCCCGGTGAGGCCTAGAGACTTCAGCGTCGTGCTCTGTAAGGAGGCTCTGCCGGTCACCTGCGAGGGGAGAGACGACCCGCCGGCCCTCGCTGACAGCTCACCCACCTGGCCGCGCGGACACGGGCACCATGGGCCCCACCCGCCAAGGCCTCCTCACCCCAGCTCCCTCACCCTGAGCACGGGCATGACGGGGGCCCCCAGCCTGCCCTCCGCACCCCAACCCGCACCTGAGCACCTGCTCACTGGTCCGAAGCCTGGGCAGACAGGGCTCAGGCCCGAGTCAGCCACATGGAGCCCGCCGACCCCCTCCGTGGGCCCCCCGACCAGAACGGCCTCAACCCGGGCCCAGGTGCCTGGGGCCCCATGGCACATCTCCTCAAGGAGAAAATGTGTCCCACCGGGTCCTTCCCACCAGCAGCCCTGGGACCCCTGCCCTTCACGGCCCTGTGTCAAGGGACCTCAAACTGAGATAAATACACACCAGCGTCTTCTCCTTGGGGACAGTGGCCACCCCGGGCCAGAAAAGGGCACTTGGCCAGGGTCAAAACAAAAACCCCTGTGAGGCAGGGGACTGGGCAGCAGGAAGGTGCCCCCGTCATGGACGGGcgggtggggacaggcagggccTTAGAGCCGGGCTACGCCTGCACCACGCTGCACTTGGTTTGGAAAAGATCAAAACATGGagcaaagcaaatatttattaaaatgaaaccaCTTTTGTGACTCTCGGGCTTTGAGAAACGctgagaaaacaaacagggcgTCGAGGAGGCTGGGGGAGCAGCCCGGGCGGCCCGCGGTTAGCCGGCGCTCCGCTTTTTCCATGGAACACATCACGCTTTCAGAGGCGTCTTTGAAGGCGGGTCTGAGAGAGTGAATTTTCCAGATTGGAAAGTGGGGCCGGGCGGCCGGGGACCTGGGGCCTCACCTACCTCGTtccgcatgtacacacacaccgGGCTGGCCTCGCTCTGCTGCTCCAGGCACtccctgcgggggagggggggaacatCACAGGCCAGCCCCGGCACCCCCAGAGCCCTCAGACAGCACCCCCAGGGCACCCGGGCCAGGAGGTGGTGCTGGGCCAACTCAGGGCCACCAGAAGGAGACGGCCAACCCCTGGCGGGGAGCTGCCTGCCCAAAGGGCGTGGGGGGTGTTTCCCCACCTCACGGCCCAGAGCGGCACCAGCCACCTCTCAGACAAGCCTCAGATCATGGTCAGCTGCGCGGGTCAACAATGAGAAAGGGTCCCAGAGCCCGGGGAAGCCATCCCCCAAGAGGGCTGCTGACCCCAGAGCCCTAGGAGCAGCCTAGGACCTGCACCCACTAAGTGAAtccaaggagagaggccaggcCCCCGaggccatgagcacagagcccggggcAGACGGGGCGGCGGTCTTCCCGAACTCGGAGCTCcggctcctgacctgagctacACGGGGACTCAGCCGGCACCTGGACTGGATGTGACCTTGGGCGGCTCGTGGCCGCGGTCCACATAGTCACGTCACGCAGTCCAGGTGCACAGAGAGCTCGGCACAGCCACCAGAAGGCTGTGGCAGGACACGGGTGCCAGCACGCGGGGCAGTCCGCACACCCCAGCAGCTCTGTCACACACACAGGCTGGGCCAGCGCAACACAAGAGCACACACACCAAATGTCCCCACCCCTCAACACCGTCACCAGGGCACCAGACGGccctcccctccatcctcctTCCTCTCGAGGCCCTGCTCACCGGGAAGATGGCAGTGGGCACCCACCCGCACCAGCCCCAGCCACAGACCTAAATAGGAAGGACCCCGACGAGGGAGGGAACAGCCCCCAGGAAGCACAGCTGCACACGGTCATGGGACAGCaggtgtgcacgtgcgtgtgtgcgcacacacacacaagtatgtgcacactcacacacgtgcTGGCCCCCCACGCGCCTGCATACCACCGCTCGTGCTGACCCTGGAGGTCACGGCGCGGGCAGGCAGGCTGGCTGCCGCCTGGCTTTGGAGCCCTTCCACCGCAGGTGGCAAAGCATGTTTCCTACACGTCACTAAAACCAACCCTCATAAACACACGCCCGAGGCCACACCCGCAGTGCCCTATCCAGGCCCTCTCCCCCCAGCAGCGTGAGTCCGAGGGGCAGGGCCGGCCAGAGCAGGAGGCCTGGGGTGACATCAGGCCAGGCTGGGACGCAACGACTCAGTGGCGGCTGAGCCGGTGACCACAAGCAGCAGAGCCTTGGGCCACACGCAGACACTGAGTGCACGGCTGCCTAGGCCCGTCCCCAAGACCCGGGATCTTGTCCTCTGGGTGGCTTCGGGTGGTTTTTCCCGTTTCTCCTGTTTGCTTTCAGGTTTTGCTTTTGCACGCTCCCCAGAGCCGGGACCCACAGTCCAGGGCTGGCCGTGGGGACCCACGGAGGAGACCCTGCCCAAGCCTGACCAGCCCTCCCAACGTCTTGCAGGAAGGTGGGAGGCCCACTAGCCCCCACGGAGCTCACCCATGCTCTCCCCACACCTCCAAGGAGGCTGCCAGCCTCGACCAGAGCCACGCAGGGGCTGGCCACAAAAGGTATAACCTCACGTGCACAGCAGGCAGGGCCAGGGAGCACCCCAAAAGGCCTGGGACCAGCCCACAAAGACCCACTGAGCCCAGGCCTCAGGAAAACGCAGGACCCCAAAAGTGCTGGAGATGCCGCCCAGCAAGGCCCAAACACTTTCCTTACTGAAAACAAGGCAGCGAAGATGAAGGGACCTCAGTCAAGGAAGGTGCGTTcccagggccagagagggagagacggggaACATGGGGTTCTGGGAGCACCTGGATTCCGACAGCCGGCCAGCCACACACTGGCCGTGCCAATGCCTGCCAGGCCCGAGTGGGCCCTCGCTGTCGTCTCCAAGGCCTTCCTCTGGGCACCTGATGCTGCGGAGGGGGATGGATGAGAGCAGAATGGTGCCCGGGGAGGGCCTGCTTGTCTCCGTGCCCTGGAGGCCCCTGGACATCAAACGCCAGCCGGGCTTTGATGTGCGGCTCCTCCAGAGGGATCGGATTCCGTGTGGGGATCTGAGGGAGAGGCCTGTAAACACGCCCGGGGAGGGGCCGCACGATGGCTTCCAGACTGGCCCGGCCAGCGAGCAGGGCTCCCCCTCCAGAACGGCAGGCGGGGGCTCTCGGAGGGCACTGGGCCCGGCCCGGGCAGCGCCGGCGCTCAAAGCCGGGCGTCACACAGAACTCCCATGGGTGCCTACACGCCCCTCCTCGCTCGGCAGGACagctctacccctccccccaaaggcCTGCAAAGCCGCTCCCCTGCTGGGGCCACAGgcctgcagggaggggaggggaggggaggggagggtcggGCGGGGCCACAGTTGCTACTGGCTTCACGGACGCTCTTCACTTGCCACAAATGTGCTGTCCCCACAGGCACAGGCTGTCCGTCCACCAAGGGCCAGCTTCCGGCAGGACGCCGTGCAGGAAGCAAGCCAGACTTCCAGAGACACTTCTGTCTACATCACCCATCTGGGACCGACGGAGCTGGGACCTCAGACTTGGCTGCCACGAGGAGGCCACCTGGGGCAAGGCCACATCCCACGGGGCCGGGCCCCGGGCATCCCAACACAGACATGAGGTCAGGACCACATGGAGCCGAGGGGTCCCCTCCTCTAGGACAGACCGAGTAGGGTTGGTTTCAAGAGGGAAACCAAGGAAAGATGGGGGCCCAGAACTCTGAACGAACACCCCGGCCTCCTCGCCTCCAGCTGCCTGCACCCCCTCAGCGTGACCACAGGAGGCCCCCCGCTGCAGCCCACCACGCCCCAGGGGTCACACGACCCTGAGTGAAATGTGCAGCCCGGGGATGTTCAAAGCCCTGCTGTTCCGACCAGTCAGGCGAGCAGCGCAGGCCAGAGCCGGGACACGGGTGCCAGGGCGGAGCCCAGCCTGGGAGCCCCTCTCCTGGTGGCCTGCCCTGCGGCACGTGCCCGAGGTCGAGGGGGAGCGGCGGTGGCCAGGCTGCAGCCGCAGGAAGGCCGGTCCGAGCGGGAGGCGCACCAGATTTCAAAGTCCTCTGTCCGTCCGACAAcgtaaaaatgtttcattttcctgTTAATCACACGTTCAAAGCGCAGCACTTTGGACACACTGAGTCAAGGCCATCATAatcctaaaattaatttcacctgttcttACTGTTCTTTTGATGTGGCGACCAGAAAGTATGAATTACCTCTGCAGCCACACGTGTGGCTCATGTGGCACGTCCCGTGGCTGGCTGGGTGAGCCAGATGCTGGCGGCAGGGCAGGGCCCCCGTGCCCCAGTGGACCCAGGATGCGCGCTCAGCTGACGGCTCCCTGCCACGCCCGGGGCTCTCAGGGCGTCAAGCACGATGAACCCGTTTCCCGCCCATCCTGTGCCGTGGGATCTTGGAATACCCAGAATTTCCTGTCCCCGGCCAGCACGGGAGCCACCATGCATCCCCGCATGTCGTGTTGTCCCCACCACACGAGGACCCTCTCAGGACCACGCACACGTCCACACCAGCGGTGCCCTGCAGCGGCTGGCTCGCCCTGCCAGCTGATCAGGCGTGGGGCCGTGACCTCGGCTGCAGATGCCACCCGCCCTCCCTCCGGTGGACCCTGCTCCCTGGTCAGTGGACAGCCACTTCCCAGGAGCTGTGCTGGCGGAGAagcgccccgcccccagccccagagctgGGGGCGCACAGACAGGACAGCATCCGCACAGTTATGGAAAGGGCAACAGGAGGAAACGTCCAGAGACATTACGGTTGGTTCATAAGCAACACACAGAAGATGCAAATCGCTCCGCCCGCACTCAGGCACATTCCCGGGCACCCCGCAGCCAGCTAAACCGACCAGCTGCTCCTGACTCCACCCAGTCTCTCCCAAGAGCTGTCTCCACGCCCCCCTTCGGTCCCAGAGCCCCCAGCACCTCCCGGGGGGCCCTCCGCCGGGTCCCCATCTAGTTTCGGCCACCAACCGGCTGAGGGACCGATCCTCCGTATCACCGCAGGGGACGGGACCC
The genomic region above belongs to Suricata suricatta isolate VVHF042 chromosome 17, meerkat_22Aug2017_6uvM2_HiC, whole genome shotgun sequence and contains:
- the ASPSCR1 gene encoding tether containing UBX domain for GLUT4 isoform X3; amino-acid sequence: MVPVSRSREGPENTVRIALQLDDGSRLQDTFCSGQTLWELLSHFAQTRECLEQQSEASPVCVYMRNEVTGRASLQSTTLKSLGLTGGSAIIRFSAKRCRQEPGVSGTKTPGSPTSSLSTDQPTGAPLLPQNSVGLSQGDVSHQDEVGTSGASRTDAQAKQILKEPSPTPFVPFSGGGQRLGGSSGSGRSMTSPSAKLPKSFSSPGGPSKPKKSRPGQEPRSEPEPPVDRDPVVCHPDLGELLQAWPAELPDEFFEVTVDDVRRRLAQLKSERKRLEEAPLVTKAFREAQMREKLERYPKVVLRVLFPDRYILQGFFRPNETVGDLRDFVRSHLGNPELPFYLFITPPKTVLDDHTLTLFQADSAWWALPFAGVCFGPTLPMAPKAPEGALGCCLSCPSSLIPGDTLPPATSSCLLSSVSSAWSCGGLREGWRPRPPAGRAGPARGRKPSSLVWANLFPAALVHFGAEEPTGQFLEPRLLEHTVSPSAADVLVARCMSRAAGAPAPMPAPDPGPLEVEPTAVAGAVGLPEPREPSPGMAQPVRRDLGKVPKWLKLPASKR
- the ASPSCR1 gene encoding tether containing UBX domain for GLUT4 isoform X4 produces the protein MVPVSRSREGPENTVRIALQLDDGSRLQDTFCSGQTLWELLSHFAQTRECLEQQSEASPVCVYMRNEVTGRASLQSTTLKSLGLTGGSAIIRFSAKRCRQEPGVSGTKTPGSPTSSLSTDQPTGAPLLPQNSVGLSQGDVSHQDEVGTSGASRTDAQAKQILKEPSPTPFVPFSGGGQRLGGSSGSGRSMTSPSAKLPKSFSSPGGPSKPKKSRPGQEPRSEPEPPVDRDPVVCHPDLGELLQAWPAELPDEFFEVTVDDVRRRLAQLKSERKRLEEAPLVTKAFREAQMREKLERYPKVVLRVLFPDRYILQGFFRPNETVGDLRDFVRSHLGNPELPFYLFITPPKTVLDDHTLTLFQANLFPAALVHFGAEEPTGQFLEPRLLEHTVSPSAADVLVARCMSRAAGAPAPMPAPDPGPLEVEPTAVAGAVGLPEPREPSPGMAQPVRRDLGKVPKWLKLPASKR
- the ASPSCR1 gene encoding tether containing UBX domain for GLUT4 isoform X5 — translated: MPSWRWSLSPGAARGPRTRECLEQQSEASPVCVYMRNEVTGRASLQSTTLKSLGLTGGSAIIRFSAKRCRQEPGVSGTKTPGSPTSSLSTDQPTGAPLLPQNSVGLSQGDVSHQDEVGTSGASRTDAQAKQILKEPSPTPFVPFSGGGQRLGGSSGSGRSMTSPSAKLPKSFSSPGGPSKPKKSRPGQEPRSEPEPPVDRDPVVCHPDLGELLQAWPAELPDEFFEVTVDDVRRRLAQLKSERKRLEEAPLVTKAFREAQMREKLERYPKVVLRVLFPDRYILQGFFRPNETVGDLRDFVRSHLGNPELPFYLFITPPKTVLDDHTLTLFQADSAWWALPFAGVCFGPTLPMAPKAPEGALGCCLSCPSSLIPGDTLPPATSSCLLSSVSSAWSCGGLREGWRPRPPAGRAGPARGRKPSSLVWANLFPAALVHFGAEEPTGQFLEPRLLEHTVSPSAADVLVARCMSRAAGAPAPMPAPDPGPLEVEPTAVAGAVGLPEPREPSPGMAQPVRRDLGKVPKWLKLPASKR